The following proteins are co-located in the Penaeus vannamei isolate JL-2024 chromosome 34, ASM4276789v1, whole genome shotgun sequence genome:
- the LOC113828330 gene encoding zygotic gap protein knirps-like: MVISDNGTMNQQCRVCGEPAAGFHFGAFTCEGCKSFFGRTYNNVSSLGECKNGGRCVINKKNRTACKACRLRKCLLVGMSKSGSRYGRRSNWFKIHCLLQEQVSLTSPTEHASPGTLAVQEAKRALQGLASQGPSPAQDSPRKAGDAEEEPRVLIKEEDRDSPALSSPESQASDNSLESPLDPRRPPAPFQLYPKLGALSPFFLHAGTALASPSSPYSRLPLYPYLYPVLSRPAETTPVSSPPVSSPSPSLSHARTHSPASAHEPTSPYSPHLSHSPVAAHLRELAHSPAASTSHLSLTITPAHASSNALGSPHLHALKSPHAHVSSLYIHRSPPAHSNPPAHSNFPPIRGSPQPAHGVAQPPSAHHALANKENNNNSNNHNSNNSHSIEDLSQKPRPSGDDLARPASPRCGDEADEQKEPIDLSLKKTPPTPTPVSQDPESKATSPADSQLVSYSMKVTTASLSPGQTQETSTSPVDLSCRA, translated from the exons TCGTTCTTCGGGCGGACGTACAACAACGTGTCGTCTCTGGGCGAGTGCAAGAACGGCGGCCGCTGCGTCATCAACAAGAAGAACCGCACCGCCTGCAAGGCCTGCCGCCTGCGCAAGTGCCTGCTCGTGGGCATGTCCAAGAGCGGCTCCAG GTACGGACGTCGCTCCAACTGGTTCAAGATCCACTGCCTTCTTCAGGAGCAGGTGTCGCTCACCTCCCCGACGGAGCACGCGTCCCCGGGCACCCTGGCCGTGCAGGAGGCCAAGCGGGCGCTGCAGGGGCTGGCCTCGCAGGGCCCCTCGCCCGCGCAGGACTCCCCTCGGAAGGCCGGAGACGCCGAGGAGGAGCCGCGAGTCCTCATCAAGGAGGAGGACCGCGACTCGCCCGCCCTCAGCAGCCCCGAGTCCCAGGCGTCGGACAATTCCCTGGAGTCGCCCCTGGACCCGCGGAGGCCCCCGGCGCCCTTCCAGCTGTACCCGAAGCTGGGGGCGCTGTCCCCGTTCTTCCTGCACGCGGGCACGGCGCTGGCTAGCCCCTCGTCCCCGTACTCGCGCCTGCCTCTGTACCCTTATCTCTACCCCGTGCTCAGCAGGCCGGCTGAAACCACGCCCGTGTCCTCCCCGCCCGTGTCCTCTCCCTCGCCGTCCCTctcccacgcccgcacgcactcCCCGGCCAGCGCCCACGAGCCCACCAGCCcttactccccccacctctcgcACTCCCCGGTCGCCGCCCATTTACGGGAGCTCGCCCACTCGCCCGCCGCCTCCACCAGTCATCTCAGCCTGACGATCACGCCCGCTCACGCCAGCTCCAACGCCCTCGGCAGTCCCCATCTCCACGCACTCAAAAGTCCCCACGCCCATGTCAGCAGCCTTTATATTCACAGAAGTCCCCCTGCCCATAGCAACCCCCCCGCCCACAGCAACTTCCCCCCCATCCGCGGCAGCCCCCAGCCGGCCCACGGGGTCGCCCAGCCCCCGTCGGCACACCACGCCCTCGCcaacaaggaaaacaacaacaacagcaacaaccacaacagcaacaacagccacAGCATCGAGGACCTGAGCCAGAAGCCGCGTCCCTCGGGCGACGACCTCGCTCGCCCTGCGTCCCCCCGCTGCGGGGACGAGGCCGACGAGCAGAAGGAACCGATCGACCTCTCGCTCAAGAagacgccgcccacgcccacgcccgtgaGCCAGGACCCCGAGTCCAAAGCGACCTCGCCCGCGGACAGCCAGCTCGTGTCCTACAGCATGAAGGTGACCACGGCGTCCCTGAGCCCCGGACAGACGCAGGAAACCTCCACGAGTCCCGTCGACCTCTCCTGCCGAGCCTGA